From Gimesia panareensis, the proteins below share one genomic window:
- a CDS encoding DUF1877 family protein, giving the protein MSVTNGFRQLSSETLSALKADASAFEAVCRNYDDPSYLEMDKVGYELLFILDPASVEFDNPDAATPFPGITDVLSGGTTIHEKIDLGYGPAKIVCDESLRKSIQEIDALTLEQFTEMAMGNEILPEVLMCELDESIIQDYHWPYLQSLAAFLREAIDQDLAVIRY; this is encoded by the coding sequence ATGAGTGTAACAAACGGCTTCAGGCAACTCTCTTCTGAAACCCTCTCAGCGTTGAAAGCTGATGCCTCTGCTTTTGAAGCTGTATGTCGCAACTACGATGATCCGAGCTACCTTGAAATGGATAAGGTGGGTTACGAGTTGTTATTTATTCTCGATCCGGCGAGTGTCGAGTTCGACAATCCCGATGCCGCGACTCCGTTCCCGGGAATCACGGACGTTCTTTCGGGCGGTACGACAATTCACGAAAAGATCGATCTCGGGTACGGGCCAGCGAAGATCGTGTGCGATGAATCTCTACGCAAGTCGATTCAAGAAATCGATGCATTAACATTAGAGCAATTCACTGAAATGGCGATGGGAAACGAGATCCTGCCTGAGGTCCTGATGTGCGAACTCGATGAATCTATCATTCAAGATTATCATTGGCCTTATCTTCAATCTCTTGCTGCATTTCTTCGTGAAGCGATCGATCAGGATCTGGCGGTGATTCGCTATTGA
- a CDS encoding sialidase family protein has translation MRSLFSTLLFVIACTTHVAAQKKSESPIKLTMGEPHVIVRGIRPEEQLWGPYQFPRPYRLKDRFVVSVHVKNDDISNYGATALWFESRDKGRTWQEVDASVAQECGLLLPNGDRVYLPPESGVDVSEYKQTPWNKYTPAYDFSKQAEEGTLPIPDGMTFWMGGTTINAYNADRLPPSLSKKEWTLYRIPAGQTKPVLEQAGVDWPYLTRVVHVSRKGKKVLKSIFPRGNPKLGPDGAIWVSVFSGEGHLNPENGQYSPYYSAELFRSEDNGKTFQRRSHLEYEADGHEFPYKSGGFSDSDFEFMPDGSIVWFLRSTWYSSTGKEWDPMYMTRSTDMGRTWSKPVKFDNVGILPRLCRLENGVTLLCYARPGTFVRAALNDSGTKWTEPLVVMTPGDRSGLANKPVADPTFHDWDGSCNNPEIVPLDENSALLFYSDFYYPDENGVKRKTILCRKITVE, from the coding sequence ATGCGCTCCCTTTTCAGTACTTTATTATTTGTGATCGCCTGCACGACTCACGTAGCGGCACAGAAGAAATCCGAATCGCCGATCAAGCTGACGATGGGGGAACCGCATGTGATCGTGCGGGGAATTCGGCCGGAAGAGCAGCTCTGGGGACCGTACCAGTTTCCGCGGCCTTATCGGCTGAAGGACCGGTTCGTGGTTTCCGTACATGTGAAAAACGACGACATCAGCAATTACGGTGCGACGGCCCTCTGGTTTGAAAGCCGTGACAAAGGCCGGACCTGGCAAGAGGTCGATGCTTCCGTCGCGCAGGAGTGCGGTCTGTTACTCCCGAATGGTGACCGGGTCTATCTTCCGCCGGAATCGGGCGTGGATGTAAGCGAGTACAAGCAAACGCCCTGGAACAAATACACGCCCGCCTATGATTTCTCAAAGCAGGCAGAAGAAGGAACGCTGCCGATTCCGGACGGGATGACCTTCTGGATGGGGGGCACGACGATCAATGCTTACAACGCCGATCGCCTGCCGCCGAGTCTGTCTAAAAAGGAATGGACGCTGTATCGCATCCCGGCAGGACAGACAAAACCGGTGCTGGAACAGGCCGGGGTGGACTGGCCTTACCTGACTCGGGTGGTTCACGTCAGTCGCAAGGGGAAGAAGGTACTGAAGTCGATCTTTCCGCGGGGGAATCCGAAGCTGGGGCCCGACGGGGCGATCTGGGTGAGCGTGTTTTCGGGTGAGGGGCATCTGAATCCGGAAAACGGTCAGTACAGCCCGTACTACTCGGCGGAGCTCTTTCGTTCCGAGGACAATGGAAAAACATTCCAGCGGCGGTCGCACCTGGAATATGAAGCGGACGGCCACGAGTTCCCCTACAAGAGTGGCGGATTCAGCGACAGCGACTTCGAATTCATGCCGGACGGCTCGATCGTGTGGTTCCTGCGGTCGACCTGGTATTCTTCGACCGGCAAAGAATGGGACCCGATGTATATGACGCGTTCGACTGACATGGGGCGAACCTGGTCGAAGCCGGTGAAGTTCGACAACGTCGGGATTCTGCCGCGTTTGTGCCGACTTGAGAACGGGGTGACGCTGCTGTGCTATGCCCGTCCGGGGACGTTCGTGCGGGCTGCACTCAATGACAGCGGAACCAAGTGGACTGAACCGCTGGTGGTGATGACGCCGGGGGACCGTAGTGGACTGGCCAACAAGCCAGTGGCCGACCCCACCTTTCACGACTGGGACGGGTCCTGTAATAACCCGGAGATCGTTCCCCTGGATGAGAACAGTGCCCTGCTCTTCTACAGCGATTTTTACTATCCGGATGAGAACGGCGTGAAGCGGAAAACGATTCTGTGCCGGAAGATTACGGTGGAGTGA
- the eutB gene encoding ethanolamine ammonia-lyase subunit EutB, translating to MQWNRRDFVQAILGAPLAVTVSLSQARRITAAESSKATGVSIPEVKDGEDLFAYIQRIKGTFDPTLYRQLLGAANDFKEGDQFIGVAAVDEQSRENARQLLAATRIADLNAHPVFDDQLNKYINAQHTDADPSSTNLTLGQLKQLLLTADEATIKQVARTLSSDVIGSVVKLLTNQELITVGAKVFNPLPGSQIGAKGYLGARIQPNSPTDNLDDIFWQVLDGWSYAVGDVVLGTNPVSSEPESVQAVELQLREILETFGIADILPHCVLSHIDVQAEVERRTPGSTALWFQSIAGCDAANQTFDIDLKKMRDYARSRNGKYALYFETGQGADFTNGHSHGFDMVLHESRKYGFARALTHEVAAAQQQAGQAVAPWVHLNDVAGFIGPEVFRTREQLVRCCLEDIVMGKLHGLMIGLDVCSTLHMDVSLDDLDWCLEQIMPANPGYLMALPTKIDPMLGYLTTGFQDHVRIREKFGYRVNDSMWAFFQQLGVIDSQGKPTDHFGDPVWVYLQYRRKKGDTRPEQRILDEGNRQLAAVRKRGVFLATGFGGKPSELAPDLKLHIDRIYHDAKQSIWAELTPEFIATLPASVPVKTQSTSRSEYILHPATGEQLAPQSQTAVKQLRQQYDGIFNVQIVISDGLNALSIMDEGQLDPYLKELRSQLKTAGFHPADQNILVQSGRVRAGYRIGETLFGGLDGNRAILHIIGERPGTGHHTFSVYMTSPPGSVWAQPGQVDHNITRVVSGIAATALKPTKAAQDTVRILQQMNLG from the coding sequence GTGCAGTGGAACCGTCGTGATTTTGTACAGGCCATATTGGGAGCCCCCCTCGCGGTCACCGTCTCTTTGTCGCAGGCCAGACGTATCACCGCTGCCGAATCATCGAAAGCCACTGGCGTCTCGATTCCTGAAGTGAAAGACGGCGAAGACCTATTCGCTTACATTCAGCGTATCAAAGGCACGTTCGATCCCACGCTCTATCGCCAGTTGCTCGGTGCTGCCAATGACTTCAAGGAAGGCGATCAGTTCATCGGCGTCGCCGCTGTCGACGAACAGTCCCGCGAGAATGCCCGCCAGTTGCTCGCCGCCACCCGCATCGCTGACCTCAATGCCCATCCCGTCTTTGATGATCAGCTTAACAAGTACATCAACGCACAACACACAGACGCCGACCCGAGTTCGACTAACCTGACGCTCGGCCAACTGAAACAGCTGTTGCTCACCGCGGACGAAGCCACCATCAAGCAGGTCGCCCGTACTCTCTCCAGCGATGTCATCGGCTCCGTTGTCAAACTGCTGACCAATCAGGAACTGATTACCGTCGGCGCGAAAGTCTTCAATCCCTTGCCCGGCAGCCAGATCGGCGCGAAGGGCTACCTCGGGGCCCGCATTCAACCGAATTCGCCGACCGACAATCTGGACGACATCTTCTGGCAGGTCCTGGATGGCTGGTCTTACGCAGTCGGCGATGTCGTCCTCGGCACCAACCCGGTTTCCAGTGAACCCGAATCGGTGCAGGCTGTCGAACTGCAGCTTCGCGAAATCCTGGAAACCTTTGGCATCGCAGACATTCTCCCGCATTGTGTGCTTTCGCATATCGATGTCCAGGCCGAAGTCGAACGTCGCACGCCGGGAAGTACGGCTCTCTGGTTCCAGAGCATCGCCGGTTGCGACGCTGCCAATCAGACGTTCGATATCGATCTCAAAAAGATGCGCGACTACGCCCGCTCCCGTAACGGCAAATATGCCCTCTATTTCGAAACCGGGCAGGGGGCCGACTTCACCAACGGACACAGTCACGGCTTCGACATGGTGCTCCACGAATCGCGCAAGTACGGCTTCGCCCGTGCCCTGACCCACGAAGTCGCCGCCGCACAACAGCAGGCCGGCCAGGCTGTGGCTCCCTGGGTGCATCTGAATGACGTCGCCGGGTTCATTGGTCCGGAAGTCTTCCGCACGCGAGAACAGCTTGTCCGCTGCTGTCTCGAAGATATCGTCATGGGCAAACTGCACGGTCTGATGATCGGCCTGGATGTCTGTTCGACCCTGCACATGGATGTCTCGCTCGATGATCTTGACTGGTGCCTCGAACAGATCATGCCTGCCAACCCTGGCTACCTGATGGCCCTCCCCACCAAAATCGATCCCATGCTCGGCTATCTCACCACCGGCTTTCAGGACCATGTACGCATCCGCGAGAAATTCGGTTACCGCGTCAACGACTCCATGTGGGCCTTTTTTCAGCAGCTCGGCGTCATCGATTCCCAGGGGAAACCGACCGATCACTTCGGCGATCCGGTCTGGGTCTATCTGCAGTACCGCCGCAAGAAAGGGGATACGCGGCCAGAGCAGCGAATTCTCGACGAAGGGAATCGCCAACTGGCAGCCGTTCGCAAGCGAGGAGTGTTCCTCGCCACCGGTTTTGGCGGCAAACCCTCCGAACTGGCCCCCGATCTCAAACTCCACATCGATCGTATTTACCACGACGCCAAGCAGAGTATCTGGGCCGAACTGACCCCGGAATTCATCGCGACGCTCCCCGCATCGGTCCCCGTCAAAACACAGTCGACCAGCCGCAGCGAATACATTCTGCACCCCGCCACGGGTGAGCAACTCGCTCCCCAATCGCAGACCGCGGTCAAACAACTGCGCCAGCAGTACGATGGCATCTTTAACGTGCAGATCGTCATTTCCGACGGCCTGAACGCCCTCTCGATCATGGACGAAGGGCAGCTCGATCCGTACTTGAAAGAACTCCGTTCCCAGCTCAAAACGGCCGGCTTCCATCCTGCGGACCAGAACATCCTTGTGCAGTCCGGTCGCGTCCGCGCGGGCTATCGCATCGGAGAAACACTCTTCGGCGGACTGGACGGCAACCGAGCCATTCTGCACATCATCGGCGAACGTCCCGGCACCGGCCATCATACGTTTTCGGTCTATATGACATCACCTCCCGGTTCAGTCTGGGCCCAGCCAGGACAAGTCGACCACAACATCACCCGCGTCGTCTCCGGCATCGCAGCCACCGCTCTCAAACCGACCAAAGCAGCCCAGGATACCGTCCGTATTTTGCAGCAAATGAACCTGGGGTAA
- a CDS encoding S1/P1 nuclease — protein sequence MKRHALLTVFVLFLLLAARPVQAWNYAGHRIVAAIAWDQLTPERRAELVELLKQHPRFEQDFQSRMPKIIKEASPEVQARWLFMRAATWSDIVRSFKDADREKYHHGTWHYINQPIYLDEAAKAALSSKLSANVATSIRPGDDVLGFNIIQALEYCVAQLKDPSVSQADKAIYFCWVMHLVGDSHQPLHSSALFSQRMFPEGDRGGNDIRIGKSNLHSQWDGLLGNSFKYSDIVGQAVGIERDPANKQLGEAAAGELNYVTWINESHELAREKSYCAEILEAARKSEDSSGKFQKLTSLPQSYYQQAGSIAVKRAAQAGWRLAAVLKSVQ from the coding sequence GTGAAACGACATGCGCTGCTGACCGTTTTTGTTCTGTTTCTGCTGCTGGCTGCCCGACCGGTACAAGCCTGGAATTACGCGGGGCATCGAATCGTGGCTGCGATCGCCTGGGATCAGCTGACGCCCGAGAGACGGGCGGAACTGGTAGAACTACTGAAACAGCACCCCCGCTTTGAACAGGATTTTCAGTCGCGGATGCCGAAGATCATTAAGGAGGCGAGTCCCGAAGTCCAGGCCCGCTGGCTGTTCATGCGGGCGGCAACCTGGTCGGACATTGTTCGCAGTTTCAAAGATGCGGACCGCGAGAAATATCATCACGGGACCTGGCACTATATCAATCAGCCGATCTACCTGGATGAGGCAGCAAAAGCGGCTCTGAGTTCAAAACTGTCAGCAAATGTGGCGACGTCGATCAGGCCCGGGGACGACGTACTGGGGTTTAATATCATTCAGGCACTGGAATATTGTGTGGCGCAGTTGAAAGATCCGAGTGTGAGCCAGGCGGATAAAGCCATTTATTTCTGCTGGGTGATGCACCTGGTGGGAGACAGTCATCAGCCGCTGCATTCTTCGGCCCTGTTCAGCCAGCGGATGTTTCCCGAGGGGGATCGCGGGGGCAATGACATTCGGATCGGTAAATCGAACCTGCATTCTCAATGGGACGGCCTGCTGGGGAACAGCTTCAAATACTCCGATATTGTCGGCCAGGCGGTAGGCATCGAACGGGATCCCGCGAATAAGCAACTGGGCGAGGCGGCGGCGGGTGAATTGAACTATGTCACGTGGATCAACGAAAGCCACGAACTGGCCCGCGAGAAAAGCTACTGTGCCGAGATTCTGGAAGCGGCCCGTAAAAGCGAAGACTCCAGCGGAAAGTTTCAGAAGCTGACTTCACTGCCCCAGAGTTATTATCAGCAGGCGGGTTCCATCGCAGTCAAACGGGCGGCCCAGGCAGGCTGGCGACTGGCGGCGGTGTTGAAGAGTGTGCAGTGA
- a CDS encoding aldehyde dehydrogenase family protein has protein sequence MPSWPEKMFIDGKWVDGHSSTSWTITNPATREPLAEIALADASDVDLAVTAARRAFDEGEWPRMDGLERGRLLFKLAERVRESAEDLAMTDTLNIGKPIRDTLGFDIPCGADMLESYAGLPDKIAGHSYGGLPDNVTMQFREPMGVIAAIVPWNYPLTNAAIKLAPILACGNTVVLKPSEVSPLSALMLAKLAEEVGFPPGVINVIHGTGAEAGTALVKHPGINKIAFTGRYETGAQLMEAAKEGMKGVLLELGGKTPSVVFPDAPLDHVVNGVITGIFCHLGQICVAGSRLLVHESQHDELLERIIAKAQSLRQGDPTDPEMHLGCLATPTHCDFVRNRVEQAKQEGARLVLSGKVSDDPLDCFYPPTIFDQVSPDMAVAKEEVFGPVLSVMTYKTEEEAIRIANDSDFGLMANIWSTDGTRALRVARELRAGRISINGGGYLRPNVPIYGYKKSGFGAELGFIEAAHEFCNSKSVIYSLATEKSPWPE, from the coding sequence TGGACGATTACGAACCCGGCGACACGGGAGCCGCTGGCGGAGATTGCGCTGGCAGATGCGAGTGACGTTGATCTTGCTGTGACAGCGGCCCGCCGTGCGTTTGATGAGGGGGAATGGCCGCGGATGGATGGTCTGGAGCGGGGACGACTGCTGTTTAAGCTGGCCGAACGGGTGCGGGAGTCTGCGGAAGATCTCGCGATGACGGATACGCTCAATATCGGCAAGCCGATTCGCGATACGCTGGGGTTTGACATTCCCTGCGGGGCAGACATGCTGGAAAGCTACGCGGGGCTGCCGGACAAAATTGCCGGTCACTCTTACGGCGGTCTTCCGGACAACGTGACGATGCAGTTTCGCGAGCCAATGGGTGTGATCGCGGCGATTGTGCCCTGGAATTACCCGCTGACCAACGCGGCGATCAAGCTGGCCCCGATTCTCGCCTGCGGCAACACGGTCGTGCTGAAGCCATCTGAAGTATCTCCGCTGTCTGCCTTGATGCTGGCGAAACTGGCTGAAGAAGTCGGCTTCCCTCCCGGGGTGATCAATGTAATTCACGGGACGGGTGCGGAAGCGGGAACGGCCCTGGTGAAGCATCCCGGCATCAATAAAATCGCCTTCACGGGACGCTATGAAACCGGTGCCCAGCTGATGGAAGCAGCTAAAGAGGGCATGAAAGGGGTGCTGCTGGAACTGGGTGGTAAGACGCCGAGCGTCGTGTTCCCTGATGCTCCGCTGGATCACGTCGTGAACGGCGTGATCACCGGGATTTTCTGTCACCTGGGGCAAATCTGCGTGGCCGGTTCCCGACTACTGGTACATGAGAGCCAGCACGATGAACTGCTGGAACGAATTATCGCCAAGGCCCAGAGTCTGCGGCAGGGGGATCCAACCGATCCTGAAATGCACCTGGGCTGTCTGGCCACGCCGACGCACTGTGACTTCGTACGGAACCGCGTCGAACAGGCGAAACAGGAAGGGGCACGACTGGTCCTGTCGGGTAAAGTGTCCGACGATCCGCTGGACTGCTTCTATCCGCCGACGATTTTCGACCAGGTCTCCCCGGACATGGCAGTGGCGAAGGAAGAGGTCTTCGGTCCGGTGCTGAGCGTGATGACCTATAAGACGGAAGAAGAAGCGATTCGCATCGCCAACGATTCCGATTTTGGTTTGATGGCCAATATCTGGTCGACCGACGGCACACGGGCGCTGCGGGTGGCACGCGAGCTGCGGGCCGGTCGGATCTCTATCAATGGCGGCGGATACCTGCGACCGAACGTGCCGATCTATGGATATAAGAAGAGCGGGTTTGGCGCGGAACTGGGCTTCATCGAAGCGGCCCACGAATTCTGTAATTCCAAGTCCGTGATTTACTCCCTGGCGACCGAGAAGTCTCCGTGGCCTGAGTAA
- a CDS encoding DUF1353 domain-containing protein, translating to MLKYWPTFVAYLLGIVTGIALVASGVLAPVPPEPEGKPDTATTLPQWGEFPVKPRVELMNDGRVLKLVDNFIYIDPHEKVWIAGKDSQVDGASIPEGFWSVTGGPLTGKYRNASIIHDVECERMQEPSEAVHRMFYEACRCGGVDEEQAKVLYAAVYHFGPRWDLLTTHSVIDRGGEKITISRTVPRVTQKTTKPSEQMMEKLKAYIDKNNPSLDDINQLVPQSLVNE from the coding sequence ATGTTGAAGTATTGGCCCACATTCGTTGCCTATCTGTTGGGAATCGTGACCGGCATCGCTCTGGTCGCCTCTGGCGTATTAGCACCAGTGCCTCCAGAACCGGAGGGCAAACCGGATACAGCTACGACGCTTCCTCAATGGGGAGAGTTTCCCGTCAAGCCCCGGGTCGAACTGATGAATGACGGCCGCGTCCTGAAACTGGTCGATAATTTCATTTATATCGACCCCCACGAAAAAGTCTGGATTGCTGGGAAAGATTCCCAGGTCGACGGTGCCTCCATTCCCGAAGGTTTCTGGTCGGTCACGGGTGGGCCGCTGACGGGCAAATACCGCAATGCCTCCATCATTCACGACGTGGAATGCGAGCGCATGCAGGAACCGTCGGAAGCAGTCCACCGCATGTTTTATGAGGCCTGCCGTTGCGGTGGCGTCGACGAAGAACAGGCCAAAGTCCTCTATGCCGCCGTCTATCATTTCGGCCCTCGCTGGGATCTGTTAACAACCCATAGCGTTATCGATCGAGGCGGCGAAAAAATAACGATTTCCAGGACCGTCCCCCGAGTCACTCAGAAAACCACCAAACCTTCTGAACAGATGATGGAAAAACTGAAAGCCTATATCGACAAAAACAATCCTTCACTGGACGACATCAATCAGCTCGTCCCCCAGTCGCTAGTGAATGAATAA
- a CDS encoding sulfatase family protein codes for MYPHPWLAVVFLCLACAELIALAVHENSFWNNPTLGWFEKLSLIVLSILTWVSVSWILWWITGLTLSPRITSGHRRLLLPLLVICCGLLLLLFSSSWVFYWRTGSFLDVESLQFGFSNLIMMGHYLWQAERVPLLVSSVACLLVACLIVSAFRRLYRSSATESAAWSSTKIGKRCLILTIELAVVLIFVSSMGKNAAIRTGLWWQHAGPGCDYEVKTRLNPLLTFTSQAALTLFSSEPVQGEIAAEDQGPERSTPYVVNEAQQNSPERLSVIYIAIEALRSDVVYLEHQGKEVMPHLNRLARSGLNFTNSYAQSTHSDYADPCLFSSLYPLRSQIHHYYSHTDPWPKSMLYDVLKQHDYATAIYSSQNESWGHMDAFLESPRLDVMFDSRSYDGPTLIAEKDQGFASYAQNSHVAGKLDDAITVEQALQWIGTQKESKTPFALCMNLQTSHFPYELPHDEPGPFQPGVIDFPASFLSYPREKVPVVRNAYFNALHYIDEQIGELVAYLEEQQLRDKTLIVIAGDQGEAFYENGHPTHAGIPYESSVRTALVMDCPGLLAAKEVNYLTQAIDIVPTICGLLDVPVHPCFQGIDVLAENRPPPEERCIFIHCESNIGKCEAVVTSAGWKLLHDRRMNATELFQLNVDPGEKTNVADRHPELTQKLSLLLQKWRRQQLLYYQNPSCYGFYYPPRTPKFSPEVKKLVSAE; via the coding sequence ATGTACCCGCATCCCTGGCTGGCGGTCGTCTTTCTGTGCCTGGCCTGTGCGGAACTGATTGCGCTGGCTGTGCATGAAAACAGTTTCTGGAACAACCCGACCTTAGGCTGGTTTGAGAAGCTGTCGCTGATCGTGCTCTCAATCCTGACCTGGGTCTCGGTCAGCTGGATTTTGTGGTGGATTACCGGGCTGACGCTCTCACCGCGCATCACGTCGGGGCACCGGCGACTGCTGCTCCCCCTGCTGGTGATCTGCTGCGGTTTGCTGCTCCTGCTCTTCAGCAGCAGCTGGGTCTTCTACTGGCGGACCGGTTCTTTTCTGGACGTGGAATCGCTGCAGTTCGGTTTCAGCAACCTGATCATGATGGGACATTACCTCTGGCAGGCAGAACGGGTGCCGCTGCTGGTTTCCAGTGTGGCCTGTCTGCTGGTTGCCTGCCTGATCGTGAGCGCCTTCCGGCGTCTGTACCGTTCCTCAGCAACAGAGTCAGCCGCATGGTCGTCAACGAAGATCGGAAAACGCTGCCTGATCCTGACGATTGAGCTGGCCGTGGTCCTGATTTTTGTTTCCTCCATGGGTAAAAATGCAGCGATCAGGACGGGGCTCTGGTGGCAGCATGCAGGGCCCGGCTGCGATTACGAAGTGAAAACTCGCTTGAATCCGCTACTGACTTTCACGAGCCAGGCTGCCTTAACACTCTTCTCCAGCGAACCGGTTCAAGGTGAGATAGCAGCCGAGGATCAGGGTCCGGAACGGAGTACGCCCTACGTAGTGAATGAGGCTCAGCAGAATTCGCCCGAACGCTTATCGGTGATTTACATTGCGATAGAAGCATTGCGGAGCGATGTCGTTTACCTGGAGCACCAGGGAAAAGAGGTGATGCCGCACCTCAATCGACTGGCACGAAGTGGTCTGAATTTTACGAACAGTTATGCCCAGAGCACGCATTCCGACTATGCGGATCCCTGTCTGTTCAGCTCGCTCTATCCGCTGCGGAGCCAGATACACCACTATTACTCGCATACCGATCCCTGGCCAAAGAGCATGCTGTATGATGTGCTCAAGCAGCATGATTACGCGACCGCCATTTACTCTTCACAGAATGAATCCTGGGGACATATGGATGCGTTCCTGGAGAGTCCCCGCCTGGATGTGATGTTCGACTCCCGCAGCTATGACGGCCCGACATTGATCGCGGAAAAAGATCAGGGTTTCGCCTCTTATGCGCAGAATTCACATGTCGCAGGGAAGCTGGATGACGCGATCACAGTCGAGCAGGCGTTGCAGTGGATCGGCACTCAAAAGGAAAGTAAAACGCCGTTTGCTCTCTGCATGAATCTGCAAACATCTCATTTTCCCTATGAACTTCCCCACGACGAGCCTGGCCCTTTTCAGCCAGGCGTGATTGACTTTCCCGCTTCGTTCCTGTCGTATCCCCGCGAGAAGGTGCCGGTGGTACGAAATGCCTACTTCAATGCCCTGCACTACATCGACGAGCAGATTGGCGAACTGGTGGCCTATCTCGAAGAACAGCAGCTGCGGGACAAGACTCTGATTGTCATCGCCGGCGACCAGGGAGAAGCCTTTTATGAAAACGGCCACCCGACGCATGCCGGCATCCCTTACGAGTCGTCGGTTCGCACTGCGCTGGTGATGGACTGCCCCGGGCTCTTAGCCGCAAAAGAGGTCAACTATCTCACGCAGGCGATTGACATCGTGCCGACCATCTGTGGTCTGCTGGATGTTCCCGTCCATCCCTGTTTTCAGGGAATCGATGTTCTCGCGGAGAACCGGCCGCCCCCGGAGGAACGTTGTATTTTTATCCACTGCGAATCGAATATCGGCAAATGTGAGGCGGTGGTCACCAGTGCCGGCTGGAAGCTGCTGCATGACAGGCGGATGAATGCGACGGAGCTGTTTCAATTAAATGTGGATCCGGGTGAAAAGACTAATGTGGCGGATCGTCATCCGGAACTGACGCAGAAGTTGTCCCTGCTGCTGCAGAAATGGCGGCGACAGCAGTTGCTGTATTATCAGAACCCGTCCTGCTATGGATTTTATTATCCGCCGCGTACGCCGAAGTTTTCCCCGGAAGTGAAAAAACTGGTGAGCGCTGAATGA